A single genomic interval of Pseudochaenichthys georgianus chromosome 3, fPseGeo1.2, whole genome shotgun sequence harbors:
- the thap11 gene encoding THAP domain-containing protein 11 has product MPGFTCCVPGCYNNSHRDRDLRFYTFPKDSTLRELWLRNISRAGVSGCFSTFQPTTGHRVCSVHFAGGRKTYTIRVPSLFPLRGVNERRSRRGRGRKVSASGAAAPGAAPSGLLISRVLGSVAAEGAEGTTGGEASDDSSITVVQIGQNGEYLGTARLPAQTEGTCYTEPITEEFIGDDLSETGSHLAAVQYVSVTSSPLDHSYSLTTGTTSAELLRKLNEQRDIIALMEVKMKEMKATIRQLRVAEAKLQEEVRERDRLLYGNSVALSVRKNI; this is encoded by the coding sequence ATGCCCGGTTTTACATGCTGTGTCCCGGGCTGCTACAACAACTCGCACCGGGACAGGGACCTGCGCTTCTACACGTTTCCCAAAGACAGCACGCTGAGGGAGCTGTGGCTGCGGAACATCTCCCGGGCCGGGGTCAGCGGCTGCTTCAGCACCTTCCAGCCCACCACCGGGCACCGGGTCTGCAGCGTGCACTTCGCCGGCGGGAGGAAGACCTACACCATCAGAGTGCCATCCCTCTTCCCTCTGCGGGGGGTCAATGAGCGCAGGAGCCGGAGGGGCAGAGGCAGGAAGGTGTCAGCGTCGGGGGCTGCTGCACCCGGTGCAGCCCCCTCCGGGCTATTGATCTCCAGGGTGCTGGGCAGTGTGGCGGCGGAGGGAGCCGAGGGCACCACCGGAGGAGAGGCGAGTGATGACAGCAGCATCACCGTGGTGCAGATAGGGCAGAACGGGGAGTACCTGGGCACGGCGCGGCTCCCCGCACAGACAGAGGGGACATGTTACACGGAGCCCATCACCGAGGAGTTCATCGGGGACGACCTGTCGGAAACCGGGTCGCACCTGGCGGCCGTGCAATACGTGAGTGTGACCAGCAGCCCGCTGGACCACTCGTACTCGCTGACCACCGGCACCACGTCGGCCGAGCTGCTGCGGAAGCTGAACGAGCAGCGGGACATCATCGCGCTGATGGAGGTGAAGATGAAGGAGATGAAAGCGACCATCCGCCAGCTGCGGGTCGCCGAGGCCAAGCTGCAGGAGGAGGTGCGCGAGCGGGACCGGCTGCTCTACGGGAACTCCGTGGCCTTAAGCGTCCGCAAGAACATCTGA